Part of the Kiritimatiellales bacterium genome is shown below.
CATCTCCCACCAGCACTGCCGGACTCTCTTTCAGGCGTGCCGATAGTTTTACTTCGCTGATACCGCTCAGTTTTTCTTTCGCGAATTCGAGAAAATTCTTAAATTTTTTCTTTTCAGTTTTCAGCTCCTTTTCATTGCCGGCCTCGCCTTTATTCGCCGCTTTGAATTTTTTGCCCTTATATTCACCGAGCGGCGGAATTACAAATTCGTCGATCGGATCGAGCATAAACAGAACTTCCCATTCTTTCGCTTTATAGCTTTCAATGAACGGGGAGTTTTCAGCAAGCGCACGGCGTTCGGCGGCGAGATAAATAATTTCGTTCTGCTCCGTGTTCATACTCTCAACATAATCGGCAAACGAACGCATTTCGCCGGCAGCGGCAGCGGTGGATTCAAACAGCAGCAGGTCGGCAATTTTTTCGCGATTTTCATAATCGCTCTGCAGTCCCTCTTTCAGCATTGCACCGAATTCGGCAAAAAACGCCAGATATTTTTTATAATCCCTCAATTTCAGCTCACCGAGCGTCTTCAGAATGCGCGACGTCAGATTTTTCCTGATTTTATCCAGTTGCGGGTTTTCCTGTAGAATTTCACGCGATACATTCAGCGGCAGATCCGACGCGTCCACCACACCTTTCACAAAACGCAGATACGCCGGCAGCAGATTATCGAATTCGTTACTGATGAAAACGCGCTGAATATACAGATTCAAATGCGCTTTGTACTCATTCGTCATCAGCATATCGAACGGCTTTTTCTCCGGAATAAACAGCAGCGCACGGAATTCGATCGCGCCCTCCGCATTATAGTGAATCACCTCGGCCGGGTCACTGAAGTCGTGTGAAATCAGCTTATAGAATTCGGTGTACTCGTCCGGCGTAATTTCATCTTTCGCACGCAGCCAGATTGCTTTCTGCGAATTCACCGTTTCGTCGCCGAGCTTCACCGGATATTCGACAAAATCCGAAAACTTTTTCACCAGCGCACGCAGCCGGTACTCTTCCAGAAACTCCGCCGCATCCTCTTTCAGATACAGTGTAATATCTGTTCCACGCGCCTCACGCACCCCCTCTGAAATCGTAAATGTACCGGTGCCTTCAGACTCCCAGCGCACCGCCGGTTTGTCGTGCATTTTTGACTCCACCGTCACACGATCCGCTACCATAAACGATGAATAAAAGCCGACACCGAACTGACCAATCAGGTCGGGATGGTCTTTCACACCCTCTTCCCTCAACTTCGCCAGAAATGTTTTCGTGCCGGAGTGTGCAATCGTACCGAGACTCTGGACTACCGCCGCTTCATCCATGCCGATCCCGTTATCGGAAACCGTCAGCGTCTTTGCCTCCTTGTCAATCTTCAGCTGCACGCCCCAGTCGCTATCGCCATCCAGCAGCGATGTATTCTTCAACGACTCAAACCGGATTTTATCAATCGCATCCACCGCGTTACTGATCAGTTCGCGCAGAAATATTTCACGGTGCGAATAGAGTGAGTGCGTAATCAGGTGCAGCAGTTGCGACAGTTCTGTTTTAAACTCCATCTGTTTTTCAGCCATGACAATTCCTCCAGTTAAAATTCAGCCGGACAGGATAGGAATTTTCCGGCGGCGGGAAAGCAAAATTTTATCGTGAGCGTGCCGGCCTGCCCTGCGCAGACAGGAATGTCTGCGCCACCGATGCAAACATCATTTACCGGCAGACAAACGGTCGGCTTCTTCCAGCCAGCGGCTTTCGAGAGCAGCGAGTTTCTGGATGACGGCGGCAAGTTCAATATTGAGCGCGGTGTAATCGGCAAGCGGATCGCCGGCGGAAAGTTTTTTGAATAACAACTGCTGCTCGGCGTGCAACTTCTCCATTTCAGCATCCATTATCCGCAGTCCTTTCTGTGCCTCGCGCTCCTGTGCGCGCTGCACGCGCGATTCCCTGCCTTTGGCAGGAAGCACGGAGGTATCAGTTGCCGGTTTCCGGTTCACAGGCCCGGAACTGCTTGATTTTGAATTTCCGCTTTCAAGTTTCTCTAAATAATAGTCGTATCCGCCGGCATAACCGGTAACGCCGGCAGGTGTCATGGCAATAATCCGTTCGGCCGTGTTGCGCACAAAGGTGACATCGTGACTGACAAGACACACGGTACCGGAATAGTCACGGACAGCTTTTTCGAGCGCTTCGCGTCCGTGAATGTCGAGATTGCTGGTCGGTTCATCGAGCAGCAGAAAATTGGGCGGATTGATAAAGATACGCGCAAAAGCGAGCCGGATTTTTTCACCGCCGCTCAGCACCCCGGCCGGCTTGGTCACCGCGTCGCCTGAAAACCCGAAGGATCCAAGCAGGCCGCGCACGTCACGCTCCGGAACCGCCGGATTGGCTTCGCGTACGATATTCAGCAGCGATTTTTCTGCCGGCATGGTTTCTGCAAAATCCTGCGACTGATAACCGATAACCACGTTGTGCCCGAGTCTCCGCACGCCTTCCTGCACCGGCAGTGTTCCGGCGAGGAGGCGCAGCAGTGTGGTTTTTCCCATGCCGTTGAAGCCGACCAGCGCAACTTTTTCGCCGGCATTAATTTCGAGGGTTACGCCGGAAAAAACCCGGCACCGGCCGTCATAGGAAAACCCGGCGTTTTCAAGTGCAATAATATGTGCGCCGCAACGCGGCGGCGGCGGAATCCGCAGTTTAGAAAGATCCGGCGCTGCCGCCGGCGCTTTAACAGCCTCGAGTTTTTCGAGCATTTTTATACGGCTCTGTACCTGTGCCGCTTTGGTCGCTTTGGCGCGAAACCGGTTGATAAAACGTTCGAGATGTTCTTTCTGCTCCTGATAATTCCGGTACGCCGTCTCCTGCTGTTCACGGCGCTGCCCGCGCTCTTTACGGTAATAAGCATAACCGCCGGAATATTTAGTTGCATTGCCGCCGGCAATTTCGAGCGTGCGGTCGGTAAGCGACTCGAGCAGATAGCGGTCGTGCGAAATCAGCAGCATCGTGCCTTCGAATGAGCGCAGAAAACGCTGCAGCCATTCAACGGCCGGCAGATCGAGATAGTTCGACGGCTCGTCGAGCAGCAGAATGTCCGGGCGTGCGCTGAGTGTGCGTACCAGTTCGGCGCGCATCTGCCATCCGCCGCTGAATGAACGGAACGGACGATCAAACTCGCTCTCTTTAAAGCCGACCCCGCTGAGCGCGGCTTCGGCGCGTGCTTTAATGTCATACCCGCCGAGATGCTCAAACTCGTACTGCAGATCGCCGATCCGGCGCAGTGCAATCTCTTTTTCATGCTCCGCAACGGCGGATAAATTATGTTCGAGCCGGTGAACTTCAGCGGCGATCGTTTTCAGCTCCGGAATCGCATCGACGGCATACTCCAGCAGCGAACCCTCCTGCGCGTATGCGTGCAGCTGCTGATGTAAATGGCCGGGCCGTATATTTTTCGGCAGGCTCACCTCGCCGGCATCCGGCGACAGTTCGCCGGTAATCAAGGCAAACAGGGTGCTTTTACCTGCGCCGTTCGGTCCGACCACGCCGACGCGCTCGCCGGAATGGATGCAGAACGAAACGCCGGAAAGCACCTCCTGTGTACCGAAGCGCTTGGTGACATTTTGAAAATCGATCATGAAGCCGGGGAATGTACCGGTTCCTACAGAGTTTGGAAACCTAAACCACTAACAGGTGCAAATGAGCGCGAATATCATGGCGTGCGTGTTCGGAACAAGGCAGGCGGGATGCCTGCGGTACGTACCGCCGCCGTCCCGGCGGCCTTGCCGGATCAGGTGGAACGCGACCGCCTGCCCTGAATTTATCGAAAGGTCGGGTACATTTTTTTCCTGTGACGGACAAATAAGCGTGCGCGACGCACCCGCTCCACCTTTGCGGGAAAAATCTTTCCAAAGTCTGGAAGCCTGTTACACTGTTTCCCGTTCCGGCAACCATGTCGGAAATGAAATAAGGAATGCTAGTCGTCAGAGAGATTGTGTAAGCCGTTGATAACCAAGCGACCCGATGCTATTTTTTGTAATTCAATATTCCGGTCTTCACAAATTCAGTGACGGGTAATATTATGTTGGGATAAGGAAATCAAAATGGATACTCTAGTGGTAGAAAACCCCAAGCTTGAAATTTCCGGTGATATTTTACGCATACTTAATAAAGCAGATGTCCGTGAGGTAAAAATTTCCGAGATTACCCATTTAGGATGGCAAGCTGTCGAGGTAAAGTACAGCATGGGCGGAAACACACACGAAGCCAATATCGCCTTAGTAACTGAAGCAATGCTAAAAGAAAATCAGATCCTATCACTTTACTGGTTCCCTCGTATGTTTGGTCGTTTTTACAATACGTCAGAAAAAATAAGCACCCCCAGACAATTTTATATCAATCTGTGCGAGATGACTTGGGACAAACGTTACACACAACGAAAAAATGAATTAGATTCCATCGGCTATTTTGAGTATTTCGGAACGAAATTTTATTCTGACGGGCGTGTTTCGTTCCATGACGGAAGCACTATAAATTTAATGGATATGCAATTTTCACGAATGGGACACCATCTAATGGCCAATAAAAAACCATCGGAAGGGTTCTTGAGTAAAATAAAATCACGATTTAATGGCTATGGAATAGTTGATATGCAAATGGACACAGATGCCATGCGTCAATTGATAATTGATATTATCAATTTCGATTTCTTTACAATTTGGGGCCAAGGCTTTCTTCAAAGCAAGCCAACAAAAAAATAATCCCAATAATCGCATTCACTCTATCGCCGCCTCGGCGGCTCAGAGTGACGCTTAACGTTCGGCTCCGGAAGATGGACGAGAAACCGATAAAGTCGAAGTACAAAGCCCTTCATAGCGCTGTGCACACCTCAAATCTCGACTTCACCAGAAAGACGGCAGTGCCGGATATCCCGACGACCAGATGGCGGGAGTGGCTGTTTGAGTCCCGGGATATCCCCGCATGGTCTGACGAGGTTGGATGCTCTCTGTCGCACATCCGGTCACTGACCATGACTATGGATTTTGAACTCGGATCGGTTCGCATATTCAGAGGCAAACACTCTTCCGAGAAACGGATTACCGCAAGTGTCGAAACGCTCTTGACCAATGATCGGGGCAAGCTCGCCGAACCTCAAGGCTGACGTTACACAAAAAACTTCAATACCTCGTCGTGAATGGCAGCATGGTTTTCGGGAATAAACTGCAAAGCATGAATGCCGGCGACGCGGGCGGCGGCGATATTTTCGGGACGGTCGTCGATGAAGAAACATTGCCCGCCGGAAACGCCGAGCTGTGCGAGTACCTGCTGATAAATTTCCGGCTCCGGCTTGCGCGTTCCCATTTGATAGGAGAGAAACAGTCCCGTTGCGCTGTCGAAAAATTCCGGCCAGTTCCGCTCGATGGCGGAGACATGATATTCGGCGATGTTGCTGAGGGTGTAAACCGGCAGACCGCGCGCAATGGCATCCAGAAACAGCTGCCGGCCGGCACGGTTAAGCGTGAAAATATCGCGCCAGATATCGACCAGTGTTTCGACCGTCCACGATATTCCGTATGTCCGGTTTAAATAATCAATATAACATTGATCGCTGATCTCGCCGCGCTCAACCGCATCGTATTGCTCAACGTCGTGTATCGACGGTTTTTCCGCCGGAAACCCGCCGGCGCGCATCCGCGCGTGAAATTGCTCCAGATCAAAATCAACCAGCACATTTCC
Proteins encoded:
- the htpG gene encoding molecular chaperone HtpG, which produces MAEKQMEFKTELSQLLHLITHSLYSHREIFLRELISNAVDAIDKIRFESLKNTSLLDGDSDWGVQLKIDKEAKTLTVSDNGIGMDEAAVVQSLGTIAHSGTKTFLAKLREEGVKDHPDLIGQFGVGFYSSFMVADRVTVESKMHDKPAVRWESEGTGTFTISEGVREARGTDITLYLKEDAAEFLEEYRLRALVKKFSDFVEYPVKLGDETVNSQKAIWLRAKDEITPDEYTEFYKLISHDFSDPAEVIHYNAEGAIEFRALLFIPEKKPFDMLMTNEYKAHLNLYIQRVFISNEFDNLLPAYLRFVKGVVDASDLPLNVSREILQENPQLDKIRKNLTSRILKTLGELKLRDYKKYLAFFAEFGAMLKEGLQSDYENREKIADLLLFESTAAAAGEMRSFADYVESMNTEQNEIIYLAAERRALAENSPFIESYKAKEWEVLFMLDPIDEFVIPPLGEYKGKKFKAANKGEAGNEKELKTEKKKFKNFLEFAKEKLSGISEVKLSARLKESPAVLVGDEYSMSPHIEAMMRRMGQPVPEQNRVLELNPNHPAVKAVQTMYEEDKENPKIVENIELLRDLAYVAEGSKVENPVQFAARVAALIAGE
- a CDS encoding ABC-F family ATP-binding cassette domain-containing protein, producing the protein MIDFQNVTKRFGTQEVLSGVSFCIHSGERVGVVGPNGAGKSTLFALITGELSPDAGEVSLPKNIRPGHLHQQLHAYAQEGSLLEYAVDAIPELKTIAAEVHRLEHNLSAVAEHEKEIALRRIGDLQYEFEHLGGYDIKARAEAALSGVGFKESEFDRPFRSFSGGWQMRAELVRTLSARPDILLLDEPSNYLDLPAVEWLQRFLRSFEGTMLLISHDRYLLESLTDRTLEIAGGNATKYSGGYAYYRKERGQRREQQETAYRNYQEQKEHLERFINRFRAKATKAAQVQSRIKMLEKLEAVKAPAAAPDLSKLRIPPPPRCGAHIIALENAGFSYDGRCRVFSGVTLEINAGEKVALVGFNGMGKTTLLRLLAGTLPVQEGVRRLGHNVVIGYQSQDFAETMPAEKSLLNIVREANPAVPERDVRGLLGSFGFSGDAVTKPAGVLSGGEKIRLAFARIFINPPNFLLLDEPTSNLDIHGREALEKAVRDYSGTVCLVSHDVTFVRNTAERIIAMTPAGVTGYAGGYDYYLEKLESGNSKSSSSGPVNRKPATDTSVLPAKGRESRVQRAQEREAQKGLRIMDAEMEKLHAEQQLLFKKLSAGDPLADYTALNIELAAVIQKLAALESRWLEEADRLSAGK
- a CDS encoding HAD family phosphatase; translated protein: MKNVFLFDIGNVLVDFDLEQFHARMRAGGFPAEKPSIHDVEQYDAVERGEISDQCYIDYLNRTYGISWTVETLVDIWRDIFTLNRAGRQLFLDAIARGLPVYTLSNIAEYHVSAIERNWPEFFDSATGLFLSYQMGTRKPEPEIYQQVLAQLGVSGGQCFFIDDRPENIAAARVAGIHALQFIPENHAAIHDEVLKFFV